From a single Pseudorasbora parva isolate DD20220531a chromosome 15, ASM2467924v1, whole genome shotgun sequence genomic region:
- the nus1 gene encoding dehydrodolichyl diphosphate synthase complex subunit nus1: MALLYEMVWRFLHALLYVQRALLAWLRIHIWRWKRAVVGLLLPLALGFHNQKKAGPVGKRSSRRVRWGADGRTLEKLPIHVGLLITEEEINYTDIANLVVWCMAVGISYVSVYDNQGVFKRNNSRLMEEILKKQQELLGMDSSKYSVEFLKNGIDKQDHQVFSCQSVVKVLSPDDGRLSIVQAAQQLCRAVEQKERTSKDIDVTVLDSLLRESKNIPDPDLLLKFGPVESTLGFLPWHIRLTEIISMPSHIDVSYDDLLGALQCYAVCEQRLGK; the protein is encoded by the exons ATGGCTTTACTGTATGAGATGGTGTGGCGTTTTTTGCATGCGCTGCTCTATGTCCAGCGCGCGCTGCTCGCCTGGCTCCGAATCCACATCTGGAGATGGAAACGGGCTGTGGTGGGCTTATTACTACCCCTCGCCCTCGGCTTTCATAATCAGAAGAAGGCTGGGCCCGTAGGCAAACGGTCCAGCCGCCGGGTTCGATGGGGAGCCGATGGCAGGACGTTAGAGAAGCTACCCATTCATGTGGGGTTATTGATCACCGAGGAGGAGATCAACTACACTGACATTGCCAATCTAGTGGTCTGGTGCATGGCAGTGGGCATCTCATATGTCAGTGTGTATGATAATCAAG GTGTCTTCAAGAGGAATAACTCCAGACTCATGGAGGAGATCCTGAAAAAGCAGCAGGAGCTTTTGGGAATGGACAGCTCCAAATACTCAGTGGAGTTTTTGAAGAATGGTATAGATAAACAAGATCATCAAG TGTTCTCTTGTCAGTCAGTGGTAAAGGTCCTATCTCCAGATGATGGGCGGCTCAGTATAGTCCAGGCTGCCCAGCAGCTCTGTAGGGCTGTCGAGCAGAAGGAAAGGACATCCAAAGACATTGATGTCACTGTGCTGGACTCATTACTCAGAG AGTCAAAGAACATACCTGACCCAGACCTGCTGCTGAAGTTTGGCCCTGTGGAAAGCACACTTGGTTTTCTTCCCTGGCACATCAGACTAACAGAGATTAT CTCAATGCCGTCCCACATAGACGTCTCTTACGACGACCTACTCGGCGCTCTTCAGTGCTATGCCGTGTGTGAGCAGCGGCTGGGCAAGTGA